A genomic window from Salvia hispanica cultivar TCC Black 2014 chromosome 5, UniMelb_Shisp_WGS_1.0, whole genome shotgun sequence includes:
- the LOC125188502 gene encoding crossover junction endonuclease MUS81 isoform X4, which produces MDSARKTACPENEDVAAYLMNKRHELAQSSKGISDNMDMTLSKAHSNICNHQNPIRNLKDLAQIKGVGKWILKQMQGFFHADGDPSEIEDLTKKGNKNKGPKRYVPQKNSVAYALLISLFRGTENGNEFMHKKELIDAAETSGLSRVPIAPEKAKEKAGHFGSSPRDWYTGWNCMKTLISRGLVVKSSCPAKYMLTEEGKEVAHECLLRSGMVGPNKKFDGLERCPDLVQRDKVSVVDLHEDLPDVECVKKKAKISVDIPPDYLEKGTDISSLDFLQEDDIDSISFISKSRTDGHYASSSLFQLRDGRAGTNSGDMQRHANDVPSNKSSLLHTFGRSSCTLKPCSSNNVQENVTSQPGFQGSEANPIALATPPLAFGEKFGDVYEVVLLLDNREQFAMQGSRSRKIIENICSLFQIQIEVRRLPVGDGIWIARHKYLGSEFVLDFIVERKKVDDLRQSIRDNRYRDQKMRLVRCGLKKMIYLVEGDPNSSEAAESIKTACFTTEILEGFDVQRTNGLADTLKKYGNLTQSINQYYRSLDTMQQCIGGCPPFDEFIKRCEDLGKMTVSDVFGIQLMQVSQVTEEIALAVLDMYPTLLSLASAYSLLSLHYAVTGRTVY; this is translated from the exons ATGGATAGTGCAAGAAAGACTGCGTGCCCGGAAAATGAAGATGTGGCGGCGTATTTGATGAACAAGCGGCACGAATTGGCGCAGAGTTCCAAGGGGATTTCCGACAATATGGACATGACGCTTTCAAAGGCCCATTCAAACATCTGTAACCACCAAAACCCAATTAGAAACCTCAAAGACTTGGCGCAGATTAA GGGCGTGGGTAAGTGGATTTTGAAGCAGATGCAGGGTTTTTTTCATGCGGATGGTGATCCTTCTGAGATTGAAGACTTGACGAAAAAGG gaaataaaaataagggaCCAAAGCGTTATGTGCCACAAAAGAATTCTGTTGCTTATGCTCTACTAATTTCACTTTTCAG gGGAAcagaaaatggaaatgaatTTATGCACAAAAAGGAACTCATCGATGCTGCTGAAACAAGTGGATTATCTCGTGTACCAATTGC GCCAGAAAAGGCAAAGGAAAAAGCTGGACATTTTGGGAGCTCGCCGAGGGACTGGTACACTGGATGGAACTGTATGAAAACACTGATAAGTAGAGGCCTTGTTGTGAAGTCCAGTTGCCCAGCTAA GTATATGTTGACAGAAGAAGGAAAAGAAGTAGCACATGAATGCCTATTGAGATCTGGTATGGTTGGTCCTAATAAGAAATTTGATGGTCTGGAAAGATGTCCAGATTTGGTCCAAAGAGACAAAGTGTCTGTTGTTGATTTGCATGAAGACTTGCCAGATGTAGAGTGTGTGAAAAAGAAGGCAAAGATATCTGTAGATATTCCACCTGATTATCTTGAGAAG GGAACAGACATATCATCACTTGATTTCCTTCAAGAAGATGATATTGATAGTATAAGTTTCATCTCGAAATCAAGAACGGACGGCCATTATGCATCATCATCTTTGTTCCAACTTAGAGATG GTAGAGCAGGGACAAATTCAGGTGATATGCAAAGACATGCAAATGATGTTCCTAGCAATAAAAGTTCGTTGCTTCATACTTTTGGACGGAGTTCTTGTACTTTGAAACCGTGCTCATCCAAT AATGTTCAGGAAAATGTTACTAGCCAGCCTGGCTTCCAAGGATCAGAAGCTAATCCCATTGCTTTGGCAACACCGCCTTTGGCATTTGGAGAGAAGTTTGGGGATGTTTATGAAGTAGTTCTGCTATTAGACAACCGGGAGCAATTTGCTATGCAAGG ATCAcgttcaagaaaaattattgagAACATATGCTCTCTGTTTCAAATTCAGATAGAG GTTAGAAGGCTGCCTGTGGGTGATGGAATTTGGATAGCTCGTCATAAGTATCTTGGAAGTGAATTCGTACttgattttattgttgagAGGAAGAAGGTTGATGATTTGCGTCAGTCAATAAGGGACAATAGGTATCGAGATCAGAAAATGCGGCTTGTG CGATGTGGGCTTAAGAAGATGATATATCTGGTGGAAGGTGATCCAAATTCCTCAGAGGCAGCTGAAAGCATCAAAACGGC TTGCTTCACGACTGAGATCTTGGAGGGTTTTGATGTGCAACGAACTAATGGACTAGCTGATACATTGAAAAAGTATGGTAATCTTACTCAATCAATCAACCAATACTACAGATCTCTAGATACCATGCAACAGTGCATTGGTGGATGCCCTCCTTTTGATGAATTTATCAAAAGGTGTGAAGACTTGGGTAAAATGACAGTTAGTGATGTATTTGGTATCCAGCTCATGCAG GTTTCCCAGGTAACAGAGGAAATAGCTCTTGCTGTTTTAGATATGTACCCAACATTGTTGTCCCTTGCTTCTGCGTATTCTCTTCTG TCTCTCCATTATGCAGTTACTGGAAGAACTGTTTATTGA
- the LOC125188502 gene encoding crossover junction endonuclease MUS81 isoform X1: protein MDSARKTACPENEDVAAYLMNKRHELAQSSKGISDNMDMTLSKAHSNICNHQNPIRNLKDLAQIKGVGKWILKQMQGFFHADGDPSEIEDLTKKGNKNKGPKRYVPQKNSVAYALLISLFRGTENGNEFMHKKELIDAAETSGLSRVPIAPEKAKEKAGHFGSSPRDWYTGWNCMKTLISRGLVVKSSCPAKYMLTEEGKEVAHECLLRSGMVGPNKKFDGLERCPDLVQRDKVSVVDLHEDLPDVECVKKKAKISVDIPPDYLEKGTDISSLDFLQEDDIDSISFISKSRTDGHYASSSLFQLRDGRAGTNSGDMQRHANDVPSNKSSLLHTFGRSSCTLKPCSSNNVQENVTSQPGFQGSEANPIALATPPLAFGEKFGDVYEVVLLLDNREQFAMQGSRSRKIIENICSLFQIQIEVRRLPVGDGIWIARHKYLGSEFVLDFIVERKKVDDLRQSIRDNRYRDQKMRLVRCGLKKMIYLVEGDPNSSEAAESIKTACFTTEILEGFDVQRTNGLADTLKKYGNLTQSINQYYRSLDTMQQCIGGCPPFDEFIKRCEDLGKMTVSDVFGIQLMQVWLIFQMLNRHNCSLFPACLHVSQVTEEIALAVLDMYPTLLSLASAYSLLEGDAIAQEEMLKRQSNNLISGPASKNIFQLIWGG from the exons ATGGATAGTGCAAGAAAGACTGCGTGCCCGGAAAATGAAGATGTGGCGGCGTATTTGATGAACAAGCGGCACGAATTGGCGCAGAGTTCCAAGGGGATTTCCGACAATATGGACATGACGCTTTCAAAGGCCCATTCAAACATCTGTAACCACCAAAACCCAATTAGAAACCTCAAAGACTTGGCGCAGATTAA GGGCGTGGGTAAGTGGATTTTGAAGCAGATGCAGGGTTTTTTTCATGCGGATGGTGATCCTTCTGAGATTGAAGACTTGACGAAAAAGG gaaataaaaataagggaCCAAAGCGTTATGTGCCACAAAAGAATTCTGTTGCTTATGCTCTACTAATTTCACTTTTCAG gGGAAcagaaaatggaaatgaatTTATGCACAAAAAGGAACTCATCGATGCTGCTGAAACAAGTGGATTATCTCGTGTACCAATTGC GCCAGAAAAGGCAAAGGAAAAAGCTGGACATTTTGGGAGCTCGCCGAGGGACTGGTACACTGGATGGAACTGTATGAAAACACTGATAAGTAGAGGCCTTGTTGTGAAGTCCAGTTGCCCAGCTAA GTATATGTTGACAGAAGAAGGAAAAGAAGTAGCACATGAATGCCTATTGAGATCTGGTATGGTTGGTCCTAATAAGAAATTTGATGGTCTGGAAAGATGTCCAGATTTGGTCCAAAGAGACAAAGTGTCTGTTGTTGATTTGCATGAAGACTTGCCAGATGTAGAGTGTGTGAAAAAGAAGGCAAAGATATCTGTAGATATTCCACCTGATTATCTTGAGAAG GGAACAGACATATCATCACTTGATTTCCTTCAAGAAGATGATATTGATAGTATAAGTTTCATCTCGAAATCAAGAACGGACGGCCATTATGCATCATCATCTTTGTTCCAACTTAGAGATG GTAGAGCAGGGACAAATTCAGGTGATATGCAAAGACATGCAAATGATGTTCCTAGCAATAAAAGTTCGTTGCTTCATACTTTTGGACGGAGTTCTTGTACTTTGAAACCGTGCTCATCCAAT AATGTTCAGGAAAATGTTACTAGCCAGCCTGGCTTCCAAGGATCAGAAGCTAATCCCATTGCTTTGGCAACACCGCCTTTGGCATTTGGAGAGAAGTTTGGGGATGTTTATGAAGTAGTTCTGCTATTAGACAACCGGGAGCAATTTGCTATGCAAGG ATCAcgttcaagaaaaattattgagAACATATGCTCTCTGTTTCAAATTCAGATAGAG GTTAGAAGGCTGCCTGTGGGTGATGGAATTTGGATAGCTCGTCATAAGTATCTTGGAAGTGAATTCGTACttgattttattgttgagAGGAAGAAGGTTGATGATTTGCGTCAGTCAATAAGGGACAATAGGTATCGAGATCAGAAAATGCGGCTTGTG CGATGTGGGCTTAAGAAGATGATATATCTGGTGGAAGGTGATCCAAATTCCTCAGAGGCAGCTGAAAGCATCAAAACGGC TTGCTTCACGACTGAGATCTTGGAGGGTTTTGATGTGCAACGAACTAATGGACTAGCTGATACATTGAAAAAGTATGGTAATCTTACTCAATCAATCAACCAATACTACAGATCTCTAGATACCATGCAACAGTGCATTGGTGGATGCCCTCCTTTTGATGAATTTATCAAAAGGTGTGAAGACTTGGGTAAAATGACAGTTAGTGATGTATTTGGTATCCAGCTCATGCAGGTATGGCTCATATTCCAGATGCTCAATCGACATAATTGTTCACTATTCCCAGCATGTCTACAT GTTTCCCAGGTAACAGAGGAAATAGCTCTTGCTGTTTTAGATATGTACCCAACATTGTTGTCCCTTGCTTCTGCGTATTCTCTTCTG GAGGGTGATGCTATTGCACAAGAGGAAATGCTCAAAAGGCAGAGCAACAACTTGATCAGTGGGCCCGCCAGCAAAAATATATTCCAATTAATTTGGGGTGGTTAA
- the LOC125188502 gene encoding crossover junction endonuclease MUS81 isoform X3, translated as MDSARKTACPENEDVAAYLMNKRHELAQSSKGISDNMDMTLSKAHSNICNHQNPIRNLKDLAQIKGVGKWILKQMQGFFHADGDPSEIEDLTKKGNKNKGPKRYVPQKNSVAYALLISLFRGTENGNEFMHKKELIDAAETSGLSRVPIAPEKAKEKAGHFGSSPRDWYTGWNCMKTLISRGLVVKSSCPAKYMLTEEGKEVAHECLLRSGMVGPNKKFDGLERCPDLVQRDKVSVVDLHEDLPDVECVKKKAKISVDIPPDYLEKGTDISSLDFLQEDDIDSISFISKSRTDGHYASSSLFQLRDGRAGTNSGDMQRHANDVPSNKSSLLHTFGRSSCTLKPCSSNNVQENVTSQPGFQGSEANPIALATPPLAFGEKFGDVYEVVLLLDNREQFAMQGSRSRKIIENICSLFQIQIEVRRLPVGDGIWIARHKYLGSEFVLDFIVERKKVDDLRQSIRDNRYRDQKMRLVRCGLKKMIYLVEGDPNSSEAAESIKTACFTTEILEGFDVQRTNGLADTLKKYGNLTQSINQYYRSLDTMQQCIGGCPPFDEFIKRCEDLGKMTVSDVFGIQLMQVWLIFQMLNRHNCSLFPACLHVSQVTEEIALAVLDMYPTLLSLASAYSLLSLHYAVTGRTVY; from the exons ATGGATAGTGCAAGAAAGACTGCGTGCCCGGAAAATGAAGATGTGGCGGCGTATTTGATGAACAAGCGGCACGAATTGGCGCAGAGTTCCAAGGGGATTTCCGACAATATGGACATGACGCTTTCAAAGGCCCATTCAAACATCTGTAACCACCAAAACCCAATTAGAAACCTCAAAGACTTGGCGCAGATTAA GGGCGTGGGTAAGTGGATTTTGAAGCAGATGCAGGGTTTTTTTCATGCGGATGGTGATCCTTCTGAGATTGAAGACTTGACGAAAAAGG gaaataaaaataagggaCCAAAGCGTTATGTGCCACAAAAGAATTCTGTTGCTTATGCTCTACTAATTTCACTTTTCAG gGGAAcagaaaatggaaatgaatTTATGCACAAAAAGGAACTCATCGATGCTGCTGAAACAAGTGGATTATCTCGTGTACCAATTGC GCCAGAAAAGGCAAAGGAAAAAGCTGGACATTTTGGGAGCTCGCCGAGGGACTGGTACACTGGATGGAACTGTATGAAAACACTGATAAGTAGAGGCCTTGTTGTGAAGTCCAGTTGCCCAGCTAA GTATATGTTGACAGAAGAAGGAAAAGAAGTAGCACATGAATGCCTATTGAGATCTGGTATGGTTGGTCCTAATAAGAAATTTGATGGTCTGGAAAGATGTCCAGATTTGGTCCAAAGAGACAAAGTGTCTGTTGTTGATTTGCATGAAGACTTGCCAGATGTAGAGTGTGTGAAAAAGAAGGCAAAGATATCTGTAGATATTCCACCTGATTATCTTGAGAAG GGAACAGACATATCATCACTTGATTTCCTTCAAGAAGATGATATTGATAGTATAAGTTTCATCTCGAAATCAAGAACGGACGGCCATTATGCATCATCATCTTTGTTCCAACTTAGAGATG GTAGAGCAGGGACAAATTCAGGTGATATGCAAAGACATGCAAATGATGTTCCTAGCAATAAAAGTTCGTTGCTTCATACTTTTGGACGGAGTTCTTGTACTTTGAAACCGTGCTCATCCAAT AATGTTCAGGAAAATGTTACTAGCCAGCCTGGCTTCCAAGGATCAGAAGCTAATCCCATTGCTTTGGCAACACCGCCTTTGGCATTTGGAGAGAAGTTTGGGGATGTTTATGAAGTAGTTCTGCTATTAGACAACCGGGAGCAATTTGCTATGCAAGG ATCAcgttcaagaaaaattattgagAACATATGCTCTCTGTTTCAAATTCAGATAGAG GTTAGAAGGCTGCCTGTGGGTGATGGAATTTGGATAGCTCGTCATAAGTATCTTGGAAGTGAATTCGTACttgattttattgttgagAGGAAGAAGGTTGATGATTTGCGTCAGTCAATAAGGGACAATAGGTATCGAGATCAGAAAATGCGGCTTGTG CGATGTGGGCTTAAGAAGATGATATATCTGGTGGAAGGTGATCCAAATTCCTCAGAGGCAGCTGAAAGCATCAAAACGGC TTGCTTCACGACTGAGATCTTGGAGGGTTTTGATGTGCAACGAACTAATGGACTAGCTGATACATTGAAAAAGTATGGTAATCTTACTCAATCAATCAACCAATACTACAGATCTCTAGATACCATGCAACAGTGCATTGGTGGATGCCCTCCTTTTGATGAATTTATCAAAAGGTGTGAAGACTTGGGTAAAATGACAGTTAGTGATGTATTTGGTATCCAGCTCATGCAGGTATGGCTCATATTCCAGATGCTCAATCGACATAATTGTTCACTATTCCCAGCATGTCTACAT GTTTCCCAGGTAACAGAGGAAATAGCTCTTGCTGTTTTAGATATGTACCCAACATTGTTGTCCCTTGCTTCTGCGTATTCTCTTCTG TCTCTCCATTATGCAGTTACTGGAAGAACTGTTTATTGA
- the LOC125188502 gene encoding crossover junction endonuclease MUS81 isoform X2, producing MDSARKTACPENEDVAAYLMNKRHELAQSSKGISDNMDMTLSKAHSNICNHQNPIRNLKDLAQIKGVGKWILKQMQGFFHADGDPSEIEDLTKKGNKNKGPKRYVPQKNSVAYALLISLFRGTENGNEFMHKKELIDAAETSGLSRVPIAPEKAKEKAGHFGSSPRDWYTGWNCMKTLISRGLVVKSSCPAKYMLTEEGKEVAHECLLRSGMVGPNKKFDGLERCPDLVQRDKVSVVDLHEDLPDVECVKKKAKISVDIPPDYLEKGTDISSLDFLQEDDIDSISFISKSRTDGHYASSSLFQLRDGRAGTNSGDMQRHANDVPSNKSSLLHTFGRSSCTLKPCSSNNVQENVTSQPGFQGSEANPIALATPPLAFGEKFGDVYEVVLLLDNREQFAMQGSRSRKIIENICSLFQIQIEVRRLPVGDGIWIARHKYLGSEFVLDFIVERKKVDDLRQSIRDNRYRDQKMRLVRCGLKKMIYLVEGDPNSSEAAESIKTACFTTEILEGFDVQRTNGLADTLKKYGNLTQSINQYYRSLDTMQQCIGGCPPFDEFIKRCEDLGKMTVSDVFGIQLMQVSQVTEEIALAVLDMYPTLLSLASAYSLLEGDAIAQEEMLKRQSNNLISGPASKNIFQLIWGG from the exons ATGGATAGTGCAAGAAAGACTGCGTGCCCGGAAAATGAAGATGTGGCGGCGTATTTGATGAACAAGCGGCACGAATTGGCGCAGAGTTCCAAGGGGATTTCCGACAATATGGACATGACGCTTTCAAAGGCCCATTCAAACATCTGTAACCACCAAAACCCAATTAGAAACCTCAAAGACTTGGCGCAGATTAA GGGCGTGGGTAAGTGGATTTTGAAGCAGATGCAGGGTTTTTTTCATGCGGATGGTGATCCTTCTGAGATTGAAGACTTGACGAAAAAGG gaaataaaaataagggaCCAAAGCGTTATGTGCCACAAAAGAATTCTGTTGCTTATGCTCTACTAATTTCACTTTTCAG gGGAAcagaaaatggaaatgaatTTATGCACAAAAAGGAACTCATCGATGCTGCTGAAACAAGTGGATTATCTCGTGTACCAATTGC GCCAGAAAAGGCAAAGGAAAAAGCTGGACATTTTGGGAGCTCGCCGAGGGACTGGTACACTGGATGGAACTGTATGAAAACACTGATAAGTAGAGGCCTTGTTGTGAAGTCCAGTTGCCCAGCTAA GTATATGTTGACAGAAGAAGGAAAAGAAGTAGCACATGAATGCCTATTGAGATCTGGTATGGTTGGTCCTAATAAGAAATTTGATGGTCTGGAAAGATGTCCAGATTTGGTCCAAAGAGACAAAGTGTCTGTTGTTGATTTGCATGAAGACTTGCCAGATGTAGAGTGTGTGAAAAAGAAGGCAAAGATATCTGTAGATATTCCACCTGATTATCTTGAGAAG GGAACAGACATATCATCACTTGATTTCCTTCAAGAAGATGATATTGATAGTATAAGTTTCATCTCGAAATCAAGAACGGACGGCCATTATGCATCATCATCTTTGTTCCAACTTAGAGATG GTAGAGCAGGGACAAATTCAGGTGATATGCAAAGACATGCAAATGATGTTCCTAGCAATAAAAGTTCGTTGCTTCATACTTTTGGACGGAGTTCTTGTACTTTGAAACCGTGCTCATCCAAT AATGTTCAGGAAAATGTTACTAGCCAGCCTGGCTTCCAAGGATCAGAAGCTAATCCCATTGCTTTGGCAACACCGCCTTTGGCATTTGGAGAGAAGTTTGGGGATGTTTATGAAGTAGTTCTGCTATTAGACAACCGGGAGCAATTTGCTATGCAAGG ATCAcgttcaagaaaaattattgagAACATATGCTCTCTGTTTCAAATTCAGATAGAG GTTAGAAGGCTGCCTGTGGGTGATGGAATTTGGATAGCTCGTCATAAGTATCTTGGAAGTGAATTCGTACttgattttattgttgagAGGAAGAAGGTTGATGATTTGCGTCAGTCAATAAGGGACAATAGGTATCGAGATCAGAAAATGCGGCTTGTG CGATGTGGGCTTAAGAAGATGATATATCTGGTGGAAGGTGATCCAAATTCCTCAGAGGCAGCTGAAAGCATCAAAACGGC TTGCTTCACGACTGAGATCTTGGAGGGTTTTGATGTGCAACGAACTAATGGACTAGCTGATACATTGAAAAAGTATGGTAATCTTACTCAATCAATCAACCAATACTACAGATCTCTAGATACCATGCAACAGTGCATTGGTGGATGCCCTCCTTTTGATGAATTTATCAAAAGGTGTGAAGACTTGGGTAAAATGACAGTTAGTGATGTATTTGGTATCCAGCTCATGCAG GTTTCCCAGGTAACAGAGGAAATAGCTCTTGCTGTTTTAGATATGTACCCAACATTGTTGTCCCTTGCTTCTGCGTATTCTCTTCTG GAGGGTGATGCTATTGCACAAGAGGAAATGCTCAAAAGGCAGAGCAACAACTTGATCAGTGGGCCCGCCAGCAAAAATATATTCCAATTAATTTGGGGTGGTTAA
- the LOC125188502 gene encoding crossover junction endonuclease MUS81 isoform X5: protein MQGFFHADGDPSEIEDLTKKGNKNKGPKRYVPQKNSVAYALLISLFRGTENGNEFMHKKELIDAAETSGLSRVPIAPEKAKEKAGHFGSSPRDWYTGWNCMKTLISRGLVVKSSCPAKYMLTEEGKEVAHECLLRSGMVGPNKKFDGLERCPDLVQRDKVSVVDLHEDLPDVECVKKKAKISVDIPPDYLEKGTDISSLDFLQEDDIDSISFISKSRTDGHYASSSLFQLRDGRAGTNSGDMQRHANDVPSNKSSLLHTFGRSSCTLKPCSSNNVQENVTSQPGFQGSEANPIALATPPLAFGEKFGDVYEVVLLLDNREQFAMQGSRSRKIIENICSLFQIQIEVRRLPVGDGIWIARHKYLGSEFVLDFIVERKKVDDLRQSIRDNRYRDQKMRLVRCGLKKMIYLVEGDPNSSEAAESIKTACFTTEILEGFDVQRTNGLADTLKKYGNLTQSINQYYRSLDTMQQCIGGCPPFDEFIKRCEDLGKMTVSDVFGIQLMQVWLIFQMLNRHNCSLFPACLHVSQVTEEIALAVLDMYPTLLSLASAYSLLEGDAIAQEEMLKRQSNNLISGPASKNIFQLIWGG from the exons ATGCAGGGTTTTTTTCATGCGGATGGTGATCCTTCTGAGATTGAAGACTTGACGAAAAAGG gaaataaaaataagggaCCAAAGCGTTATGTGCCACAAAAGAATTCTGTTGCTTATGCTCTACTAATTTCACTTTTCAG gGGAAcagaaaatggaaatgaatTTATGCACAAAAAGGAACTCATCGATGCTGCTGAAACAAGTGGATTATCTCGTGTACCAATTGC GCCAGAAAAGGCAAAGGAAAAAGCTGGACATTTTGGGAGCTCGCCGAGGGACTGGTACACTGGATGGAACTGTATGAAAACACTGATAAGTAGAGGCCTTGTTGTGAAGTCCAGTTGCCCAGCTAA GTATATGTTGACAGAAGAAGGAAAAGAAGTAGCACATGAATGCCTATTGAGATCTGGTATGGTTGGTCCTAATAAGAAATTTGATGGTCTGGAAAGATGTCCAGATTTGGTCCAAAGAGACAAAGTGTCTGTTGTTGATTTGCATGAAGACTTGCCAGATGTAGAGTGTGTGAAAAAGAAGGCAAAGATATCTGTAGATATTCCACCTGATTATCTTGAGAAG GGAACAGACATATCATCACTTGATTTCCTTCAAGAAGATGATATTGATAGTATAAGTTTCATCTCGAAATCAAGAACGGACGGCCATTATGCATCATCATCTTTGTTCCAACTTAGAGATG GTAGAGCAGGGACAAATTCAGGTGATATGCAAAGACATGCAAATGATGTTCCTAGCAATAAAAGTTCGTTGCTTCATACTTTTGGACGGAGTTCTTGTACTTTGAAACCGTGCTCATCCAAT AATGTTCAGGAAAATGTTACTAGCCAGCCTGGCTTCCAAGGATCAGAAGCTAATCCCATTGCTTTGGCAACACCGCCTTTGGCATTTGGAGAGAAGTTTGGGGATGTTTATGAAGTAGTTCTGCTATTAGACAACCGGGAGCAATTTGCTATGCAAGG ATCAcgttcaagaaaaattattgagAACATATGCTCTCTGTTTCAAATTCAGATAGAG GTTAGAAGGCTGCCTGTGGGTGATGGAATTTGGATAGCTCGTCATAAGTATCTTGGAAGTGAATTCGTACttgattttattgttgagAGGAAGAAGGTTGATGATTTGCGTCAGTCAATAAGGGACAATAGGTATCGAGATCAGAAAATGCGGCTTGTG CGATGTGGGCTTAAGAAGATGATATATCTGGTGGAAGGTGATCCAAATTCCTCAGAGGCAGCTGAAAGCATCAAAACGGC TTGCTTCACGACTGAGATCTTGGAGGGTTTTGATGTGCAACGAACTAATGGACTAGCTGATACATTGAAAAAGTATGGTAATCTTACTCAATCAATCAACCAATACTACAGATCTCTAGATACCATGCAACAGTGCATTGGTGGATGCCCTCCTTTTGATGAATTTATCAAAAGGTGTGAAGACTTGGGTAAAATGACAGTTAGTGATGTATTTGGTATCCAGCTCATGCAGGTATGGCTCATATTCCAGATGCTCAATCGACATAATTGTTCACTATTCCCAGCATGTCTACAT GTTTCCCAGGTAACAGAGGAAATAGCTCTTGCTGTTTTAGATATGTACCCAACATTGTTGTCCCTTGCTTCTGCGTATTCTCTTCTG GAGGGTGATGCTATTGCACAAGAGGAAATGCTCAAAAGGCAGAGCAACAACTTGATCAGTGGGCCCGCCAGCAAAAATATATTCCAATTAATTTGGGGTGGTTAA